The following are from one region of the Qipengyuania flava genome:
- a CDS encoding sulfotransferase family protein → MPVPPRPHPLARARTADWADRAVQALWDKGVTPKPPLEPDFLWEVGSRGFEEADERSVRSEEEVADFRLRLDRLCTSLREDAELNALGHTMAYGQITSAIRKRHALGRAWREEPALASTPIADPIIVLGQMRAGTTRMHRLLAADPRHTGTRFCNSHDPVPARPDLRPLKAGAALAIARRINPWLDAIHPFGATRVDEEIGWLAGALSPATFEAQWRIASFVGWSEAHDAGPVYAEFARILRTDAATMGDAEKPRVLKCPQFSEDLPALLEQFPRARLVVTRRDSAEVLDSSVSLVASQMAFQSDAGQVEGIESEWRRKLALREERIAVALARFDGAVVHVDFDGLGADWRREIARTYEMLSIPLTDAAIAAMESEQKRASGGAHTAHRTQMAGFKGR, encoded by the coding sequence ATGCCGGTTCCTCCGCGCCCTCACCCCCTCGCCCGCGCCAGGACCGCCGATTGGGCGGACCGTGCGGTCCAGGCGCTGTGGGACAAGGGCGTCACGCCCAAGCCGCCGCTGGAGCCCGACTTCCTGTGGGAGGTGGGCAGCCGCGGCTTCGAGGAAGCGGACGAACGCTCGGTCCGCAGCGAGGAAGAGGTTGCCGATTTCCGCCTGCGGCTCGATCGCCTTTGCACTAGCCTGCGAGAGGATGCGGAGCTCAACGCGCTGGGGCATACCATGGCTTATGGCCAGATCACATCGGCCATCCGCAAGCGGCACGCGCTGGGCCGCGCATGGCGCGAAGAGCCGGCGCTGGCGAGCACCCCGATCGCCGATCCGATCATCGTCCTTGGCCAGATGCGCGCGGGCACCACCCGCATGCACCGCCTGCTTGCCGCGGATCCGCGCCACACCGGCACGCGCTTTTGCAACAGCCACGACCCCGTGCCTGCGCGCCCCGACCTGCGCCCCTTGAAGGCCGGCGCGGCGCTCGCCATCGCGCGGCGCATCAACCCTTGGCTCGACGCCATCCATCCCTTCGGCGCCACTCGCGTTGACGAGGAGATCGGCTGGCTGGCCGGCGCGCTTTCGCCCGCGACCTTCGAAGCGCAGTGGCGCATCGCTTCCTTCGTCGGCTGGAGCGAGGCGCATGACGCGGGCCCCGTCTACGCCGAGTTTGCCCGCATCCTGCGCACCGATGCAGCGACCATGGGCGATGCCGAAAAGCCGCGGGTCCTCAAATGCCCGCAATTCTCCGAAGACCTGCCGGCCCTGCTGGAGCAGTTCCCCAGGGCGCGGCTGGTGGTGACGCGGCGCGACAGCGCCGAGGTGCTCGACAGCTCGGTCTCGCTCGTCGCCAGCCAGATGGCCTTCCAGAGCGATGCGGGCCAGGTCGAGGGGATCGAAAGCGAATGGCGCCGCAAGCTTGCCCTTCGCGAAGAGCGCATCGCGGTGGCGCTGGCCAGGTTCGATGGCGCCGTGGTGCATGTCGATTTCGACGGGCTTGGCGCCGATTGGCGGCGCGAAATCGCCCGCACTTACGAGATGCTGTCCATCCCGCTCACCGATGCGGCGATTGCGGCGATGGAATCGGAACAGAAACGCGCCTCAGGCGGGGCGCACACGGCGCATCGCACGCAGATGGCGGGGTTCAAAGGTCGCTAG
- a CDS encoding nuclear transport factor 2 family protein gives MLRALFQNRNLRKARIAAVREMVDALNALDYARMRTLLTPDAVIIDTQGRKMEGIEAIIEGDRIFREQADRPQVEVQSLDYTRGEVLARCWMKSHMPEIDGPLLWRIEFAGERVHRVEVTRPVNRLTAPQVAAQQQVR, from the coding sequence ATGCTGCGTGCGCTGTTCCAGAATCGAAACCTTCGCAAGGCGCGGATCGCGGCCGTACGCGAGATGGTCGATGCGCTCAACGCGCTGGATTACGCCAGGATGCGCACACTGCTGACACCCGATGCGGTCATCATCGACACGCAGGGCCGGAAGATGGAAGGCATCGAAGCCATCATCGAAGGCGACCGGATCTTTCGCGAACAGGCGGACCGCCCGCAGGTCGAGGTGCAGTCGCTCGACTACACTCGCGGAGAGGTGCTGGCGCGCTGCTGGATGAAAAGCCACATGCCGGAAATCGACGGGCCGCTGCTCTGGCGGATCGAATTTGCTGGCGAACGTGTCCACCGGGTCGAGGTTACGCGCCCGGTGAACCGCCTGACCGCCCCGCAAGTCGCAGCGCAGCAACAGGTTCGCTAG
- the ndk gene encoding nucleoside-diphosphate kinase, giving the protein MAVTRTFSIIKPDATRRNLTGGVTKMLEEAGLRVVASKRIHMTREQAEGFYAVHKERPFFGELVDFMISGPVVVQVLEGEDAVKRNRDVMGATNPADAAEGTIRKTYAESIEANSVHGSDSDENAKIEIDFFFNEDEIVG; this is encoded by the coding sequence ATGGCGGTTACCCGCACCTTTTCGATCATCAAGCCCGACGCCACCCGCCGCAACCTGACCGGCGGCGTCACCAAGATGCTGGAAGAAGCCGGCCTGCGCGTCGTCGCCTCGAAGCGCATCCACATGACCCGCGAACAGGCCGAAGGCTTCTACGCGGTCCACAAGGAACGCCCCTTCTTCGGTGAACTGGTCGACTTCATGATCTCGGGCCCGGTCGTCGTCCAGGTGCTCGAAGGCGAAGACGCCGTGAAGCGCAACCGCGACGTGATGGGCGCCACCAACCCGGCCGACGCCGCCGAAGGCACCATCCGCAAGACCTACGCCGAATCGATCGAAGCGAACTCGGTCCACGGTTCGGACAGCGACGAAAACGCCAAGATCGAAATCGACTTCTTCTTCAACGAAGACGAAATCGTCGGCTAA
- a CDS encoding DNA polymerase III subunit chi: protein MTVRVDFYQLSRDPVDVTTAKLARKVLQAGQRLVVVSGDEAQREHLSKVLWEQGGGAFLANGLSGGPHEARQPILISDSCAAPNEARMALIADGQWREEAMGFERVLLLFDAAQREGAVELWRRFAKDDAVDNRINKQDENGAWREGA, encoded by the coding sequence ATGACAGTCAGGGTCGACTTCTACCAGCTGAGCCGGGACCCGGTGGATGTGACCACGGCCAAGCTTGCGCGCAAGGTGCTGCAGGCGGGCCAGCGGCTGGTCGTGGTGAGCGGCGACGAGGCGCAGCGCGAGCATCTGTCCAAGGTCTTGTGGGAGCAGGGCGGGGGCGCCTTCCTCGCCAATGGCCTGTCAGGCGGCCCGCATGAAGCGCGCCAGCCGATCCTCATTTCCGATAGCTGTGCGGCTCCCAACGAGGCGCGCATGGCGCTGATCGCCGATGGCCAGTGGCGCGAGGAAGCGATGGGCTTCGAGCGCGTGCTGCTGCTGTTCGACGCCGCCCAGCGCGAAGGCGCGGTGGAGCTGTGGCGCCGTTTTGCCAAGGACGACGCAGTCGACAACCGGATCAACAAGCAGGACGAGAATGGCGCCTGGCGCGAAGGGGCCTGA
- a CDS encoding DUF2256 domain-containing protein — translation MRRKGDLPTKTCLACGLEFTWRKKWERDWEQVKYCSERCRRNKPSSSSEAVG, via the coding sequence ATGCGTCGCAAGGGCGATTTGCCCACCAAGACGTGCCTTGCCTGCGGCCTTGAGTTCACCTGGCGCAAGAAGTGGGAGCGCGATTGGGAGCAGGTTAAGTACTGCTCCGAACGATGCCGGCGGAACAAGCCGTCCTCAAGTAGCGAAGCGGTAGGGTGA
- a CDS encoding leucyl aminopeptidase — MEIQFSQSRPQSARLLAQVTDKGKVPDGLDAAMVKGMEAARFKGTAGQVFEGFAERDGEVLRLAIAGVGDKNDEARLANCEKAGAALAAKYQSSGEETMALDLSSGGLTAEEAACVLLGLRLRNWRYDIYRTTMKDEQKVTLASATVIGAPDGTEAAWEDMAHVAKGVEFTRELITEPANILYPESFVERCQERFAGTDAEIIVLDEKQMEEMGMGSLLGVGLGSERESRMLAIRWNGGTPGEAPTAFVGKGVTFDTGGISIKPGPGMEDMKWDMGGAGAVAGAMLTLVSRQAKANIVGVMGLVENMPDGKAQRPGDVVTSMSGQTIEVLNTDAEGRLVLADALHWTQEEFQPARIVDFATLTGAMIIALGHEFAGVFSNDDDLAKQLHEAGEETGDRNWRMPIGPAYDKLINSPIADMKNIGGRAAGSITAAQFLKRFIADGTPWAHVDVAGMVWSDKPGRTWGKGATGYGVRLVDTLVRNTIES; from the coding sequence ATGGAAATTCAGTTCAGCCAGTCCCGTCCGCAGAGCGCGCGCCTTCTTGCCCAAGTTACCGACAAGGGCAAGGTTCCTGATGGGCTCGACGCAGCGATGGTGAAGGGCATGGAAGCCGCGCGCTTCAAGGGCACCGCGGGCCAGGTCTTCGAAGGTTTTGCCGAGCGCGACGGCGAAGTGCTGCGCCTCGCCATCGCGGGCGTTGGCGACAAGAACGACGAAGCGCGGCTCGCCAATTGCGAGAAAGCCGGTGCGGCGCTGGCGGCGAAATACCAGTCGAGCGGCGAAGAGACGATGGCGCTCGACCTTTCGAGTGGCGGCCTGACCGCCGAGGAAGCGGCCTGCGTCCTCCTTGGCCTGCGCCTGCGCAACTGGCGCTACGACATCTATCGCACGACGATGAAGGACGAGCAGAAGGTCACGCTCGCAAGCGCCACCGTCATCGGCGCGCCTGACGGCACCGAAGCGGCGTGGGAAGACATGGCGCATGTCGCCAAGGGCGTTGAGTTCACTCGCGAGCTGATCACCGAGCCGGCCAACATCCTCTACCCGGAAAGCTTCGTTGAGCGCTGCCAGGAACGCTTTGCCGGGACCGATGCGGAAATCATCGTGCTCGATGAAAAGCAGATGGAAGAGATGGGCATGGGCTCGCTTCTCGGCGTCGGCCTCGGCTCGGAGCGCGAATCGCGCATGCTCGCCATCCGCTGGAACGGCGGCACGCCGGGCGAAGCGCCGACCGCGTTCGTCGGCAAGGGCGTGACCTTCGACACCGGCGGTATCTCGATCAAGCCGGGACCGGGCATGGAAGACATGAAGTGGGACATGGGCGGCGCCGGCGCGGTTGCAGGCGCCATGCTCACGCTGGTGTCGCGCCAGGCAAAGGCGAACATCGTCGGCGTCATGGGCCTCGTGGAAAACATGCCCGACGGCAAGGCGCAGCGCCCGGGCGACGTCGTCACCTCGATGAGCGGCCAGACGATCGAAGTGCTCAACACCGACGCTGAAGGCCGCCTGGTTCTGGCCGATGCGCTGCACTGGACGCAGGAAGAATTTCAGCCCGCGCGCATCGTCGATTTCGCCACGCTGACCGGTGCGATGATCATTGCGCTCGGCCATGAGTTTGCCGGCGTATTCTCGAACGACGACGATCTTGCAAAGCAGCTCCACGAAGCGGGCGAGGAAACCGGTGACCGCAACTGGCGCATGCCGATCGGTCCGGCGTACGACAAGCTGATCAACTCGCCGATCGCGGACATGAAGAACATCGGCGGCCGCGCGGCCGGTTCGATCACAGCAGCCCAGTTCCTCAAGCGCTTCATCGCCGACGGCACCCCCTGGGCGCATGTCGACGTTGCCGGCATGGTCTGGTCGGACAAGCCCGGCCGCACCTGGGGCAAGGGCGCAACCGGTTACGGCGTGCGGCTTGTCGACACGCTCGTGCGCAACACGATCGAGAGCTGA
- a CDS encoding LPS-assembly protein LptD, with product MLPPAETALRPVAYAAVTLALLGAAPLAAQEADTSPETAAETPPQTDITPAPDGLSAPRGRQIDFEADVLEYSADSDIVTASGNVVLRSGDRSVRADSVSWSERTGVIVATGRVRFVDENGNQLFSERVELTDQFEAGAMDDLLLALRQGGRLAANRGMRETDGTVELEEAVYSGCSVTSPDGCPKDPSWRIVAERVTYDPEDQRIRFRGAFLEIFGAKLLPLPGLSVRTDGGAVSGLLVPDLRISQNNGVEVSGSYYIRFADNRDLELTTHLFTEAAPMVSGQWRHLTERGAYQITGYATHSQRISTLTGVPNSEDQFRGYIFANGKFQLTPDWSFSGSIRRTTDRTFLRRYDISRDDRLRSTLELERIGENTYFSVAGWATQTLRLNQPQGEVPIALPVLDARWRPDTPILGGKVELQANTLAIARDIGQDTQRAFARAQWDLRRVTALGQVVTVTGMVRGDIYHSDENALTTTASYRGNPGWEYRGVALGAVDVQWPFVGEAFGGTQVFTPRVQFVATPPIKNLAIPNEDARAIDLEDSNLFALNRFPGYDRVEDGARVTYGFDWSLRIPDWEIKTTVGQSYRLDSDPDIFPDGTGLSEKFSDFVGRTEVRYQNFLKFTHRFRLDKDNLAIRRNEIDATVGSSKTYAEIGYVRLNRDITQVEDLQDREELRGAVRVAFADYWSIFGSGVFNLTDRNEDPTFTSDGFDPIRTRLGIAYQDDCLELGLTWRRDYITSGDAERGDTFQVYFSLRNLGFR from the coding sequence ATGCTCCCGCCTGCCGAGACAGCCCTGCGACCCGTGGCCTATGCTGCGGTAACCCTTGCGCTGCTGGGGGCCGCTCCGCTGGCGGCACAGGAGGCTGACACAAGCCCCGAAACGGCGGCCGAGACGCCCCCTCAAACGGACATCACCCCGGCGCCGGACGGTCTTTCCGCGCCGCGTGGCCGTCAGATCGATTTCGAGGCGGACGTCCTCGAGTACAGCGCCGACAGCGATATCGTCACTGCCAGCGGCAACGTCGTGCTGCGCAGCGGCGACCGCTCGGTACGCGCCGATTCGGTAAGCTGGAGCGAACGCACCGGGGTCATCGTGGCGACCGGCCGGGTGCGCTTTGTCGACGAGAACGGCAACCAGCTCTTTTCCGAACGGGTCGAGCTGACCGACCAGTTCGAAGCCGGCGCGATGGACGACCTGCTGCTGGCGCTGCGCCAGGGCGGCCGCCTAGCCGCCAATCGCGGCATGCGCGAAACCGACGGCACGGTGGAACTTGAAGAAGCGGTCTACAGCGGCTGTTCCGTCACCTCGCCCGACGGCTGCCCGAAGGATCCCAGCTGGCGGATCGTCGCCGAGCGCGTGACCTACGATCCCGAGGACCAGCGCATCCGCTTCCGGGGAGCCTTCCTCGAGATTTTCGGGGCCAAGCTCCTGCCGCTCCCCGGCCTGTCGGTCCGCACCGATGGCGGCGCCGTCTCGGGCCTGCTCGTGCCGGATCTGCGCATTTCGCAAAACAACGGCGTCGAGGTGTCGGGCAGCTATTACATCCGGTTTGCCGACAACCGCGATCTTGAGCTGACCACGCACCTCTTTACCGAGGCAGCGCCGATGGTTTCGGGCCAGTGGCGCCACCTGACCGAACGGGGCGCCTACCAGATTACCGGTTACGCCACCCATTCGCAGCGCATTTCGACGCTGACCGGCGTGCCGAACAGCGAAGACCAGTTCCGCGGCTACATCTTTGCCAACGGCAAGTTCCAGCTGACCCCGGACTGGAGCTTTTCCGGCTCGATCCGGCGCACGACCGACCGCACCTTCCTGCGCCGCTACGACATCAGCCGCGACGATCGCCTGCGCTCCACGCTGGAGCTGGAGCGCATTGGCGAGAACACCTACTTCTCGGTCGCCGGCTGGGCCACGCAGACGCTGCGTCTGAACCAGCCGCAGGGCGAGGTCCCGATTGCCCTGCCCGTGCTCGACGCGCGCTGGCGGCCCGACACGCCGATCCTCGGCGGCAAGGTGGAATTGCAGGCCAACACGCTCGCCATCGCGCGCGACATCGGGCAGGACACCCAGCGCGCCTTTGCCCGCGCGCAGTGGGACCTGCGGCGGGTCACCGCCCTGGGCCAGGTCGTCACGGTCACCGGCATGGTCCGCGGCGATATCTACCATTCGGACGAGAACGCGCTCACCACCACGGCCAGCTATCGCGGCAATCCGGGGTGGGAGTACCGCGGCGTGGCGCTGGGCGCGGTCGACGTGCAGTGGCCCTTCGTGGGCGAAGCCTTCGGCGGCACGCAGGTTTTCACCCCCCGGGTCCAGTTCGTCGCCACCCCGCCGATCAAGAACCTCGCCATTCCCAACGAGGACGCGCGCGCGATCGATCTGGAGGATTCCAACCTCTTCGCGCTCAACCGTTTCCCCGGCTACGACCGGGTGGAGGACGGCGCGCGGGTGACCTATGGCTTCGACTGGTCGCTGCGCATTCCCGACTGGGAGATCAAGACCACTGTGGGCCAGTCCTACCGGCTCGACAGCGATCCCGACATCTTTCCCGACGGCACCGGCCTGTCGGAAAAGTTCTCCGATTTCGTCGGCCGCACCGAAGTGCGCTACCAGAACTTCCTCAAGTTCACGCACCGCTTCCGGCTCGACAAGGACAACCTCGCGATCCGCCGCAACGAGATCGATGCGACTGTCGGTTCGAGCAAGACCTATGCGGAAATCGGCTACGTCCGCCTCAACCGCGACATCACGCAGGTGGAAGACCTGCAGGACCGCGAGGAATTGCGCGGCGCGGTGCGCGTGGCCTTTGCCGACTACTGGTCCATCTTCGGTTCGGGCGTCTTCAATCTCACCGACCGCAACGAAGACCCTACCTTCACCTCCGACGGCTTCGACCCGATCCGCACGCGCCTCGGTATCGCCTACCAGGACGATTGCCTCGAACTGGGTCTCACCTGGCGGCGCGATTATATCACCTCGGGCGATGCAGAACGCGGCGATACCTTCCAGGTCTATTTCAGCTTGAGAAATCTGGGATTCCGCTAG
- a CDS encoding peptidylprolyl isomerase, which yields MTAKTFSKLLSLAAAAGLAAAPIAGQAQQAIPPAQGNLLGLPSDLSMLQNTDPNRRVATAVVNGFVITQTDIDQRVALLVAANQRELPEAEMIRVRMQVLRNLIDETLQIQAAEAQEMAVDPTEVEQTYARVAAENFQQEPAAMDRYLESIGSSPAALKRQITGELAWSRLLRRNVSPFVNVSADEVNELIERLEASRGTEEYRLGEIYLSATPETAAAVENNANQIVEQLRQGGSFVAYARQFSEASTAAVGGDLGWIQLAQLKNAQLEAVAREMTPGQLVGPVAIPGGYSILYLIDKRQVLMADPRDAMLSLKQIQISFDPSISQEQAQAQTSAFTQGVQAMRGCGDADGAAAALGATVVTNDQIRVRSLPEPLQNIILQLQVGQSTPPFGSFEEGVRVLMLCGRDDPQVASGPSFDQLRNQLEDERVEKRAQRYLRDLRNDAYIEYN from the coding sequence GTGACTGCGAAGACTTTTTCGAAACTGCTTTCCCTTGCCGCTGCCGCCGGCCTTGCCGCTGCGCCGATCGCTGGCCAGGCCCAGCAGGCCATTCCGCCTGCGCAAGGCAACCTTCTCGGCCTGCCGAGCGATCTCAGCATGCTGCAGAACACCGATCCCAACCGCCGCGTGGCAACGGCGGTGGTGAACGGCTTCGTCATCACCCAGACCGATATCGACCAGCGTGTCGCGCTGCTCGTTGCCGCCAACCAGCGCGAACTGCCCGAAGCGGAAATGATCCGCGTGCGCATGCAGGTGCTGCGCAACCTCATCGACGAAACGCTGCAGATCCAGGCCGCCGAAGCCCAGGAGATGGCCGTCGACCCGACCGAGGTCGAGCAGACCTACGCCCGTGTGGCCGCGGAAAACTTCCAGCAGGAACCGGCCGCCATGGACCGGTACCTTGAAAGCATCGGTTCCTCGCCCGCAGCGCTCAAGCGCCAGATCACCGGCGAACTCGCCTGGAGCCGCCTGCTGCGCCGCAATGTCTCGCCCTTCGTCAACGTCTCGGCCGACGAAGTGAACGAGCTGATCGAGCGCCTCGAAGCCTCGCGCGGGACCGAAGAATACCGCCTCGGCGAAATCTACCTGTCGGCGACGCCCGAAACGGCCGCGGCGGTTGAGAACAACGCCAACCAGATCGTCGAACAGCTCCGCCAGGGCGGCAGCTTTGTCGCCTACGCACGCCAGTTCTCCGAAGCATCGACCGCCGCTGTCGGCGGCGACCTTGGCTGGATCCAGCTTGCCCAGCTCAAGAACGCACAGCTCGAAGCCGTCGCGCGCGAGATGACGCCCGGCCAGCTGGTCGGCCCGGTGGCGATCCCCGGCGGCTATTCGATCCTCTACCTGATCGACAAGCGCCAGGTGCTGATGGCCGATCCGCGTGACGCGATGCTGAGCCTGAAGCAGATCCAGATCTCCTTCGACCCCAGCATCAGCCAGGAACAGGCGCAGGCCCAGACCAGCGCCTTCACGCAGGGCGTCCAGGCCATGCGCGGCTGCGGCGATGCCGATGGTGCAGCCGCAGCGCTCGGCGCAACCGTGGTGACCAATGACCAGATCCGCGTCCGCTCGCTTCCCGAACCGTTGCAGAATATCATCCTGCAGCTCCAGGTCGGCCAGTCTACCCCGCCCTTCGGCTCGTTCGAAGAAGGTGTGCGTGTGCTGATGCTGTGCGGCCGCGACGACCCGCAGGTCGCCTCGGGCCCGAGCTTCGACCAGCTGCGCAACCAGCTGGAAGACGAGCGCGTCGAGAAGCGCGCCCAGCGTTACCTGCGCGACCTGCGCAACGACGCCTACATCGAGTACAACTGA
- the pdxA gene encoding 4-hydroxythreonine-4-phosphate dehydrogenase PdxA, which yields MSAPLAVSPIAVSLGDPAGIGPEIIAESWVRRREASLAPFFVVGGAGVLEAAARTRGLDLKVERIAEPAEATGVFGHALPVLGAEDDEPVAGSPTDTGAALALHSLAEATRCALLESASAVVTAPIAKSQLARVGFEYPGQTEFLADVCGLEQEDAVMMLAGPSLRAVPLTVHCALSEVPGRLSEALITHRARIVAAALRRDFGLETPRIAVCGLNPHAGEDGRFGDEEARIITPAIETLVSEGFSVTGPHPADALFTPRARATYDAALAMYHDQALVPLKALDFDEGVNVTLGLPIVRTSPDHGTAFDIAGKNLADPGAMIAALRMAGEMAERRAAHG from the coding sequence ATGAGCGCGCCGCTCGCCGTTTCGCCCATTGCCGTTTCCTTGGGCGATCCGGCGGGGATCGGGCCTGAAATCATTGCCGAAAGCTGGGTGCGACGCCGCGAAGCCAGCCTCGCACCCTTTTTCGTGGTTGGCGGAGCGGGCGTTCTGGAGGCTGCGGCGCGGACACGCGGGCTTGATCTCAAGGTAGAGCGCATCGCGGAGCCTGCCGAGGCTACTGGCGTGTTTGGCCATGCGCTTCCCGTGCTGGGAGCCGAGGATGATGAGCCTGTTGCCGGCTCACCCACCGACACCGGCGCTGCGCTGGCGCTCCATTCGCTGGCCGAGGCGACCCGCTGCGCGCTGCTCGAGAGCGCGAGCGCAGTGGTCACCGCCCCCATCGCCAAGAGCCAGCTGGCGCGCGTTGGCTTCGAATATCCGGGGCAGACCGAATTTCTCGCTGATGTCTGCGGGCTGGAGCAGGAAGACGCGGTGATGATGCTGGCCGGCCCTTCGCTGCGCGCAGTACCGCTCACCGTCCATTGCGCGCTCTCCGAGGTACCCGGTCGCCTTTCCGAAGCACTGATTACCCACCGCGCCCGGATTGTCGCTGCCGCGCTCCGCCGCGATTTCGGCCTCGAAACCCCGCGCATTGCGGTCTGCGGCCTCAACCCGCATGCAGGCGAAGACGGGCGCTTCGGCGACGAGGAAGCGCGCATCATCACTCCCGCAATCGAGACGCTGGTGTCGGAAGGCTTCTCCGTGACCGGCCCGCACCCCGCCGACGCACTGTTCACACCGCGCGCGCGGGCGACCTATGACGCGGCGCTCGCCATGTATCACGACCAGGCGCTGGTGCCCCTCAAAGCGCTCGATTTCGACGAGGGGGTCAATGTCACGCTAGGCCTGCCTATCGTGCGCACCAGCCCCGACCATGGCACTGCCTTCGATATTGCCGGCAAAAACCTCGCCGATCCGGGCGCGATGATCGCGGCGCTCAGGATGGCCGGCGAGATGGCCGAGCGGCGAGCGGCGCATGGCTGA
- the rsmA gene encoding 16S rRNA (adenine(1518)-N(6)/adenine(1519)-N(6))-dimethyltransferase RsmA: MADLPPLREVIARHGLSASKALGQNFLFDEQLLDRIAALPGDLAGKPVLEVGPGPGGLTRALLRAGAKVTAIEMDRRCLPALAELGEAFPGQLHVIEGDALKLDHAEIMGGEPFAVLSNLPYNVGTALFVRWLGGEEWPPLWTSLTLMFQQEVAQRIAAKPDTSAYGRLAVLAQWRASAKMAMKVHRSAFTPPPKVMSAIVHVEPGAMPEGVSARLLERLTEAAFGQRRKMLRQSLKGVPGAVEALETVGIDPQRRAETVTVDEFVALARALG, encoded by the coding sequence ATGGCTGACCTTCCTCCCCTTCGCGAAGTCATCGCGCGCCACGGCCTCAGCGCATCGAAGGCACTGGGGCAGAACTTCCTGTTCGACGAGCAATTGCTCGACCGTATCGCTGCCCTGCCCGGCGACCTTGCGGGCAAGCCGGTGCTCGAAGTCGGTCCCGGCCCCGGCGGCCTCACCCGCGCCCTGCTGCGCGCCGGAGCAAAGGTCACCGCGATCGAGATGGACCGCCGCTGCCTGCCCGCGCTTGCGGAACTGGGCGAGGCGTTCCCCGGCCAGCTACACGTGATCGAGGGCGATGCCTTAAAGCTCGATCATGCCGAAATCATGGGCGGCGAACCCTTCGCCGTGCTCTCAAACCTGCCTTACAACGTCGGCACCGCGCTGTTCGTGCGCTGGCTCGGCGGGGAGGAGTGGCCGCCGCTCTGGACGAGCTTGACGCTGATGTTCCAGCAGGAGGTGGCGCAGCGGATTGCCGCAAAGCCCGACACCTCGGCCTATGGCCGCCTCGCCGTGCTGGCCCAGTGGCGCGCGAGCGCGAAAATGGCGATGAAGGTCCACCGCAGCGCCTTCACCCCGCCGCCCAAGGTCATGAGCGCCATCGTCCATGTCGAACCCGGCGCGATGCCCGAAGGCGTCAGCGCCCGCCTGCTCGAACGCCTGACCGAGGCAGCCTTCGGCCAGCGCCGCAAGATGCTGCGCCAGAGCCTCAAGGGTGTGCCGGGTGCGGTCGAGGCGCTGGAAACCGTCGGCATCGACCCGCAGCGCCGCGCCGAAACGGTGACGGTGGACGAATTCGTTGCCCTCGCGCGGGCGCTGGGTTGA